A genomic segment from Truepera sp. encodes:
- the gnd gene encoding decarboxylating 6-phosphogluconate dehydrogenase, translating into MELAIVGLGRMGADMSRRLMQGGHAPVVTDLAAAPVQELVEEGARGAASVAEAVAQLKAPRVVWCMVPSGDATEQVVQQALSALSPGDVLVDGANSNWEDSQRRAAQAEKAGVLWLDAGVSGGVWGLEEGYCLMVGGKDEAFEIAKPILETLAPEGGLAHVGPEGTGHFVKMIHNGIEYGMLQAYGEGFEALATYPHHDLDLPAIADLWGHGAVVRSWLLELLAHALHDDPRLEHLEGYVADSGMGRWTVDFAVANAVPMPAVTAALYARFASREKDAFSNRAIAALRHQFGGHKTKKAG; encoded by the coding sequence ATGGAACTCGCGATCGTCGGACTTGGACGTATGGGCGCCGACATGAGTCGCCGGCTGATGCAGGGCGGACACGCACCCGTGGTGACGGACCTGGCCGCTGCGCCGGTCCAGGAACTCGTAGAGGAAGGCGCCCGCGGCGCAGCGAGCGTGGCCGAGGCCGTTGCTCAGCTGAAGGCCCCGCGCGTGGTGTGGTGCATGGTGCCCTCGGGCGACGCCACCGAGCAGGTGGTCCAGCAGGCCCTCTCCGCACTCTCGCCCGGGGACGTCCTCGTCGACGGCGCCAACTCCAACTGGGAGGACTCGCAGCGCCGCGCCGCCCAGGCCGAGAAGGCGGGCGTGTTGTGGCTCGATGCCGGCGTCTCGGGCGGCGTGTGGGGGCTCGAAGAAGGCTACTGCCTGATGGTCGGCGGTAAAGACGAGGCGTTCGAGATCGCCAAACCCATCCTCGAGACGCTCGCCCCCGAGGGGGGGCTGGCCCATGTCGGCCCAGAGGGCACCGGTCACTTCGTCAAGATGATCCATAACGGCATCGAGTACGGCATGCTGCAGGCGTACGGCGAGGGGTTCGAGGCGCTGGCCACGTACCCGCATCACGACCTCGACCTGCCGGCCATAGCCGACCTGTGGGGCCACGGGGCCGTCGTGCGGTCGTGGCTGCTGGAGCTCCTCGCGCACGCCCTTCACGACGACCCGCGCCTGGAGCACCTCGAGGGCTACGTGGCCGACAGCGGCATGGGTCGTTGGACCGTCGACTTCGCCGTGGCCAACGCCGTCCCGATGCCGGCGGTGACGGCCGCCCTCTACGCGCGCTTCGCCAGCCGCGAGAAGGACGCCTTCTCGAACAGGGCCATAGCGGCGCTGCGCCACCAGTTCGGCGGCCACAAGACCAAGAAGGCCGGCTGA
- the tyrS gene encoding tyrosine--tRNA ligase, translating into MKLETGTVDGAGEQVANPHAAALELLQRGAEQIVPAGGLEEKLKLAAEEGRQLRAKLGVDPSSADLHVGHAVVLRKLRQFQDLGHKVVLIVGDFTGMIGDPSGRNKTRPVLTLEETRRNGETYVAQATRILDTDPDKLEIRHNSEWLEPLGFADVVRLASNYTVARMLERDDFTKRFQSGVPISVHEFLYPLAQAYDSVAIRADVELGGTDQLFNLLVGRDVQRAYGQEPQVALTTPLLVGLDGSEKMSKSLGNYIGIAGPPEVMFKKAMQVTDPLLVQYAELCTDLDPEVVRAQLAADPVGAHRTFARALVSIYHGADQVGPAERRYDEVAKGHIPDDVTEVAVAADEFDEGGVGVLRLAVLAGLAASNGEARRLVSNRGLRLDGQPVTDPQARLGLEQPVVLQRGKDAFVRVRRA; encoded by the coding sequence GTGAAGCTCGAAACAGGGACCGTGGACGGGGCAGGTGAGCAGGTAGCGAACCCGCATGCCGCGGCACTCGAACTACTGCAGCGTGGCGCCGAGCAGATCGTGCCCGCGGGCGGGCTCGAGGAGAAGCTGAAGCTGGCGGCCGAGGAGGGTCGGCAGCTGCGCGCCAAGCTGGGGGTCGACCCTTCCAGCGCCGACCTGCACGTCGGCCACGCCGTGGTGCTCCGCAAGCTGCGCCAGTTCCAGGACCTTGGGCACAAGGTGGTGCTCATCGTCGGCGACTTCACGGGCATGATCGGCGACCCTTCGGGCCGCAACAAGACGCGTCCCGTCCTCACGCTCGAGGAGACGCGCCGCAACGGCGAGACCTACGTGGCGCAGGCCACGCGGATCCTCGACACCGACCCCGACAAGCTCGAGATCAGGCACAACAGCGAGTGGCTGGAGCCCCTCGGCTTCGCCGACGTGGTCCGGCTCGCCTCCAACTACACGGTGGCGCGGATGCTGGAGCGCGACGACTTCACGAAGCGGTTCCAGAGCGGCGTGCCCATCTCGGTGCACGAGTTCCTCTACCCGCTGGCGCAGGCCTACGACTCGGTGGCGATCCGGGCGGACGTCGAACTGGGAGGCACCGACCAGCTCTTCAACCTGCTGGTCGGCCGCGACGTGCAGCGCGCCTACGGCCAGGAGCCGCAGGTGGCCCTCACGACGCCCCTGTTGGTGGGGCTCGACGGGTCCGAGAAGATGTCGAAGTCGCTCGGCAACTACATCGGCATCGCGGGGCCGCCCGAGGTCATGTTCAAGAAGGCGATGCAGGTCACGGATCCGCTGCTGGTGCAGTACGCCGAGCTGTGCACCGATCTCGATCCGGAGGTGGTGCGCGCCCAGCTCGCTGCGGACCCGGTGGGAGCCCACCGCACCTTCGCCAGGGCCCTCGTGAGCATCTATCACGGTGCCGATCAGGTGGGCCCGGCGGAACGGCGCTACGACGAGGTTGCCAAGGGCCACATTCCGGATGACGTGACCGAGGTGGCCGTGGCCGCCGACGAGTTCGACGAGGGCGGCGTGGGGGTTCTCCGCCTGGCCGTCCTAGCCGGGCTGGCGGCGTCCAATGGCGAGGCGCGCCGCCTCGTCTCGAACCGCGGCTTGCGCCTCGACGGGCAGCCCGTGACCGATCCACAGGCGCGCTTGGGCCTCGAGCAGCCCGTCGTGCTCCAGCGTGGCAAGGACGCGTTCGTGAGGGTGCGCCGGGCGTGA